DNA from Doryrhamphus excisus isolate RoL2022-K1 chromosome 19, RoL_Dexc_1.0, whole genome shotgun sequence:
AACGGGTTTTTAACTTCCTTGAGAGCAGCATgcaaggcagcattatcttccaatagtgcaatgatatcatcctgtagaaccttgatatcattgcataaTACTCTATTTTCTTCCATCTGGTTTTGAACCTCCTTGAGAGCAGCATTGTCTTCCAATAGTACTTTGATATCAACGGATACCAGCTCTGTTTTAGCTCAATATAATCAATATaagtatatatcaatatatcaatataagtGATCTTGAAACATGTTGAAGATGAAACACTTTGAATGCACTACGTCATCATCAAGTTTACTTTTACTATTTGTTCACGTAacgcacacacaacaacaaacctCTTCATGTTCTGGCTTTTCTTCTGCACTGTAATGCCTGCTGTGGGTCTTCTCATGAGGCGTTCGAGCGCATTACGTAAATCTCAGCAAAGGAATCAAgctgttattaatttttattaacgTACCCCTTATGATAATTTGCATAACCCGCTTTGGGAACCTTAGGAATAAAGTATTTATCCTTTCTTCTTGAATAATCGTGATCCTaaccattattactattatacggCTGACATCTGCTGGACAAAATCAGCACTGCGTTTTAACATtgaaattgtttttatattgaATTATTGGTCGAGTTTAAAAATGCAGTATTCAAAGAAAGGTCACTCATaaggcaaaataaaaatactattgtattttttttttactaaaaatagCAAATTATCTTCTTACTTCCTCGTCTTGTTCTTCCTCTTCACCTCAGCTTTTGTTGAAACTCGTGATGGGAGACTCGGTTCCTCTTACTGACTCACTCACTGAATGGAAGCGGGTACTCGAGGAGCTCGAatcacttgtcaaagatcataTTCACCATACACAGACACCTGCCTGAATCGGGTACTCAACTCACCCGTCACAGAGCGCATGCGCAAAAAGTTCTATCGACTCCCCCGGACTTGTCTCGCTATTAATCACTTCCTGACGTGTTGCTTggcttcattttttatttacctcGCGGTAAGCAGGGGACGGGTAAGTGAACGAGTTAAAAATGGTCCAGTACCCGTGAGTGCCGATTCAGCGAAGGACTCCTTCGACACTCGCGCGTCTCCTGTTGAAAGGTGTTGCACATCTAACGGGCAGAGAAGGTGGAAGATCCCAAAAGGAGAACAACTCGTTAGCTGCCGTCTTTTGTCCACTCTTGTTCTGACCGTGGGGCCTCGAAGAAGGTAAAATGTCATTTGATATTTGATgtgatattgttttattgtgttttgtgcTGCCAAACGGAAACAGCAAATGCCATGTGATGCTAAAGCTAAACAAACTCTATAAtaaacatgttaacatgttaaaagTTATCTTGTTATCTTTACCAAGGCAGTTGTTGCTGTCTTTTGGCGGAGATTAGCCGGTggttggtgtacctaatgaagtggccggaGAGAGGTGGAGGAAGTCAACTCTTGTCTGTTTCCGTTTCTCGTTATTACTCATTGGCCAAGTGCCGAACCTTCATGGGAACTATTTCTGTCTCATAAGTCATACACGCCAAAAAGCCCTGCATAATCATACATTACATCAATTGTGAAATATcacatattatattaatattatgaatcAACCCTTCAATGAATCCATAaataaccattaccatattaattTTCGAATTAATttaagagagagcgagagatagatagatagattgtaAATGATACAGACCATTTAggttggaagcaggaagtccatagaaagactgcagaaagaggtgtagaatctagaagatctagaaagccttctgtgcgggttattgtgtgcagctgctctataggagtccactacTCAGTAGTATTCAAAATACTTCaagtattttgtgtgtgtagagATTAGAGATGTAGAAATGAGTTTTACTCGATGATTAAAAGATCTCCAATCATCTTGCAGCTGAGATGAAGGACAGACTGAGTGAGCTCCTCGGCGTCGCCTCCAAGCCTCCAGACCTGGACTCGGGCCTCACAGACAACCTGAACGACTCCCTGGAAGACTATGACGCTGTTGTGTTTGGAGCGGAGGAGGTGATGGCGGGCATCTACAGGGAGGCCCAGGTCGTGAGGAAGGAGATGCTGCTGCTCAAGATGGACGTGAAGCGCCTGGGAAAGCAGAGCACCAGGTTCCTGACGTCGGTGAGGAGGTTCAGCAGCATCAAGCGGGACTCCAACGCTCTGGGGCGGAGCATCAAGTCCCGAGGGGAGGCCATCTACACCCGCTTGGAAAAGCTAAGCGCGCTGAGCGAGGAGCTGGCCGAGGAGCACGCCGCTTCCTCGGCGGTGGCCCGCATAGCGCGCTGCCAGCACGCCTCCCTGACCACCGCCTTCCACCAGGCCATGTCCGAGTACAACCGTTCCGAAATGGAGCTCAGGGAGAACTGCAAGACCCGCATCCAGAGGCAGGCGGAGATCGTGGGCAAGGAGGTGAGCCGGCAGCAGATCGAGGAGATGATCGAGACGGGCAAGTGGAACGTCTTCTCCGACGAACTGCTCCTGGGCGGCCGCGGCGCCCGCTCCGCCCTGAGCGAGATCGAGAGTCGCCATCGGGAGCTGATGGAGCTGGAGGGACGCATCCGAGACATCCACGAGCTCTTCTTCCAGATGGCGCTGCTGGTGGAGGAGCAGGGGTGCAAGGTGGACAGCATCGAGGCCAACGTGCTCGACACCCGGGACTACGTGGCCAAGGCCTCGGATCACATCCGGAAGGCCGTCCGGTACAAGAAGGAAAACCCCTGCAAGAAActtttctgctgctgcttcccTTGCTGCAACTGATGACCAAAAACCCACACTGGGGGGTTCCAGTGTGGGCTTTTGGTCAGACTTTCTGTCCTTTCCACAACAACTTCACATCACAGCATTCCGGCTGCGCTtaacttattttgtattaatatagtttatattaatatacttaatatacttaatatagtttaaggtttttttatttttttgtcacgtaccaaagtatgaggaagtgagctacactcctccacactATCTCACCTCTCCCTTGCTATCAAGTGTATAAGTGCCAATGATCCATGCTGAGTGCTaatcaaatgcacttcttttTTATGCCTTAAATTGGCTCTAAAGGTGACATCTATTAGTGCACAGTTGCTTCATCAACtcataaaatgtattacaaatatattactcttttgaactgGTATTGTtctgagaagccaaactttCCTTTCCTTAAATTGCCTCAGCAAGTAATCCAACCAGAACTGGGCTCACAGGACCAAGCGGAGcgtaagtcactgttgatggaCTACACTGCATACTACTTCACGTCAAAAGATCCAAACTGTCCCTTTAatgtaaacaacaaacaatacaaactgCAGACATGCAACGCTTGACATATAAAAGACAAGAACAGATCACCAAAGTCGACATTTCACGTGTCGCCACACTCCACTATGATGTAAGCGCTACTTCCTGACTGTTTATGAGAAGTGTTGACTGTGGTTACTCGAAACAAAGATCAGGACTTAAAGACCACAT
Protein-coding regions in this window:
- the stx11a gene encoding syntaxin-11a, translating into MKDRLSELLGVASKPPDLDSGLTDNLNDSLEDYDAVVFGAEEVMAGIYREAQVVRKEMLLLKMDVKRLGKQSTRFLTSVRRFSSIKRDSNALGRSIKSRGEAIYTRLEKLSALSEELAEEHAASSAVARIARCQHASLTTAFHQAMSEYNRSEMELRENCKTRIQRQAEIVGKEVSRQQIEEMIETGKWNVFSDELLLGGRGARSALSEIESRHRELMELEGRIRDIHELFFQMALLVEEQGCKVDSIEANVLDTRDYVAKASDHIRKAVRYKKENPCKKLFCCCFPCCN